GACAGCTCGACCGTCTCCCTCACGATGTACACCTTCCTGCGGGCATCCGCCACCGAGGCTTCCGCGACCTCGCCCGTGACGTAGCCCAGTTCCCTCGCGGTGACCTCGTCGACGACAAGCACGGGCACTGGGCTGTGGGCGCCCCCGTTAACTAGGGCTACGAGCTCCCTCTCCTCCCTCCCCCTGACCTTCAACCTCACGTAAACGACCACAGCTTCCCTCCCTCAGGACCCACCTCCCCCAGCGGAAGAGCGGCCTCCCAGGCTTCAGTATCCACCTGCCGTACTTCAGCCTCACAGCTGGAGAGACGCGGGCGGTGCTTTAAAGGTTCTGGAGCTTGAAGCAGCTGCTCGTGTATGCCGCGCTGGGGAATGCTGATACTGGTCGGCAGCGCTCCAGGACTACCATCGCGCTACCCCTCTCCCCAGCTATCCCAGCGGTTCCGCAGAGCTAACCCCTCCGGGAGAGGAGCAGCTAAATTCTGCAGCCTGAAGCTGGGAGCGGAAAAGGCCCTGATTACGATTCTGGGATGTTTTCGAAGCATCTCACCCTACCTGCACTCTACACAGCGTTCACTAGCGATCGTATGGCTCACCGGTCTACAGTGCTTGCCTAGCAAGCTGGAAAGCTCGGCAAAGCGGAAAAGCTCTAACCGCCTGCGCTAACCCCCTTGATGAGGAGCTAGACGCTGAAGCTGAGACCGCCAACCGGGGGGCTCCGCTTTCCACGCGGCAGAGTGCCTGGCGCGGAGTCAGGCGATCTTGATCCAGTACTTGGAAGCGTCCCTCAGCACGGCGCTCTCCCGCAGCCTCTCCGCGAACTCCTCCGGCGTCAGCGGTATCGCTTCCACGAACGGCCTTATCCCCGCCTTCCACTGCAGCTCGTTGATGAGGTCGAGCCTATCGAGGAACCTCATCCCCCGGAAGTCCTCGGAGACTATCACCAGGTCGACGTCGCTGGTCTTGAGCCAGGTGCCCTTAGCGTAGCTGCCGAAGAGGTAAGCTTCCCTCACCCTGATTCTCCGAGAGAGCAGCTCTAGGAGAGAGAGCGCGGCTCTAAGCGCGGCTTCGAAGGAACTCTCTGACAAGCCTTACCACCTCGCTAGCCAAGTCGTAAGCCCTTAGAGCCTCAACCCTATCCACCGACTCGCTTGGAAGCCCGCCCGCCGCGTCAGGGTACCGTGTCACCGTGTAGTACTTGTTCAGTATGAAGAGCTGATCCTCCACGTCTCTAGGCAGCGAAAAGCCGGCTTCCCTGAGCAGAGCGTAGAGCTCAGTAACCGTGTGTATACGCGGCGGCTCCTCCCTCCTCACCACGAAGAACAGCGCTTTCAGGGCCTTGTCGACCGCCTGCTGCGAGAAGAAGGCCGCTCTGAACCATCTCCCCCCGCTCAAGGCTATCTTAGCGTCCTCTAAGTCCTCATCGGCAGCCCTGAGCCAGAGCTCCACCTCCCTACGCACTTGCACTGCAACATCAATGGCCCGCTTCCCTAATATCTTTTCCTACAGCTTAGATCAAGCCCCCAGCACGCTTACCGTCCAAAAGTACCTCAAGGATCCAAGAAGTACCGCGTAAATGGACGAGATGGCTTCTTCCTGCTACTTCGTCGTACCCGTACTCCCCCAGAGAGGTTATACTTCAGCCTCTTTATGCCCCGGCTCGCCGTGCTCACCGGGGACCGGAAGCCGCCGGATGGGGGTAAGATCCCGACGCTCTAACGCTGCATAGATGTTAAATAAGCCTTGTAGCTGCACACCCTCGTGATGTCGCGTATCCGCGAGGTAGAGCTCTTGAGAAGGAGGGCGAGATCCTTCCTCGCGAGAGCCCTGGAGAGCTTTGACGCGGGGGATTACGACACAGCTGTCTTCCTTGCGGAGCAGGCGGTGCAGCTTCACCTTAAACCGGTGCTGCTGGAGAAGGTGGGTGATTACCCCAAGGTCTACTCGATAATGACTCTCGCCTCGATCCTCGCTAGGTTGCCCGAGTGTAGGGGGCTCGCGAGATTCCTCGAGGAGAATAGAGCTAAGGTCGGCCTCCTGGAGGACGCCTACATAGCTTCGAGGTACCTGGTGAGGGAGTACACCAGGGAGGAGGCTGAAATCCTCGTAAACTTCGCGAAAGAGGTTTTGAAGCATGGAGAGCTACATTGACATACTCGTAAAGAGAGCCGAGATGGTTAGGAACTGGAGGGAGTACGCTGCCAGGGTTGCGGAGGCTGCTAGAGCTGTCCTCCCGGGGGCAAGGGTTTACGTTTTCGGGAGCGTGGTGAGGGGCGAGCACACCGGCGGCAGCGACGTCGATATACTGATACTATCGGAGAGCCTTCCAAGGAGCGGCTTAGAGAGAGCGAAGATAAAAGTAGAGATAGAGGAGCTCGCAGGCCTCCCGCCGTACCATCCGTTCGAGATTCACTTGGCAGACAAGGAAGAGGGAAGGTGGTACCTCAGCAGGATCAAAGAGCTAGTGGAGTGCTGAGGATCGGATGCCCCCCGACGCGCATCAGCTACATCCCTGTTAATACAAGTTAGCACACACCGGAGGTTCTTGCTGCTTGAGCGGAGCGGGATCGGCTAGCAGCATTTCGTGAATTTCGCGGCCCTAGCTCAGGGAAGACCGCTTTCTCTCCGCGGTGGGTAAAGTCCCTGGCGAGGCTAACAGCCCAGTGAGTTGGGCGAGGGTTCTTCGGTCTTCTCGCCGCTATGATTGTCGAGCTTAAGCCAATTCCCGGATAAAGTGGGGCTGCTCGCTGAGCGGCGAAGCGGGCTCACTCTTAGTCGCCGAGCTCGATAGATCGCCCTGCATGGGCGCGACCCTGTTGTGCTCCTCACCGAGTCGCTACCGTGCGCTGAAGCGCCCTAACTCTAGGGTCCCTGGAACCCTTGGGCAATCGATGAAGCGCCCACGCCATTAGCCAGGCTGGCGCTCGGCAGTTAGAGACGCGGCTTAAGCCGGTGGCTCTAAGCGTGGCACAAGCCTCGATTTCACCTGAGCACAGCTTCGCCCTCGCTTACTGTGCATGGGTAGACTGATGGCGTGAACACGATCCTCGCCAGCACGCCTTCGGCCTCGATGTTGTAGGAGAGAAGCTTACCCGCGCTAGCCTGCACGCTGTCGTACTCCCTCCAGTTGCCGCTCTGCGTTAAAACCTCCAGGCTCAACGTACCAGCCTCATCGGCCTGGAAGTAGATCGTCTTACCCGCGTAACCGAATATCGGGATCGGGTGGCTCACCAGACTCCCCGACTCGACAGTTCTGCCTGCGAAAGTGTTCCAGGTGCCGGACTCGTAGAGCCTGTACACGGCAGGCATCACCTCCGACCCTTCGATGACTCTGAAACCCCACTGGGAGACCTCCCAGACCGTCTCCCTCTCCATGTAGTCGTGGTGGTTCTCGATGTCCAGCACAGTCCTCATCGCCGTGTTGAGCCTGTAAGGTACCGTGAGGATCGCGTAAGGGGGGCCGTTGATCGTGGAGGCACGAAGGTTCGGCGCCGCTACGCCGACGGCCAGGAGCCTATCGTCAACCCCCCACTCGACAACGTTCCTCGCGACCGCGACCCAGTACTCCCTTTCAGTCTCCCTGTAGTCGCTCGGGAGCAGCCCTGTGACGTCGACGCTGCGGAGAGCG
This DNA window, taken from Thermofilaceae archaeon, encodes the following:
- a CDS encoding nucleotidyltransferase domain-containing protein, producing the protein MSESSFEAALRAALSLLELLSRRIRVREAYLFGSYAKGTWLKTSDVDLVIVSEDFRGMRFLDRLDLINELQWKAGIRPFVEAIPLTPEEFAERLRESAVLRDASKYWIKIA
- a CDS encoding HEPN domain-containing protein; the protein is MQVRREVELWLRAADEDLEDAKIALSGGRWFRAAFFSQQAVDKALKALFFVVRREEPPRIHTVTELYALLREAGFSLPRDVEDQLFILNKYYTVTRYPDAAGGLPSESVDRVEALRAYDLASEVVRLVREFLRSRA
- a CDS encoding HEPN domain-containing protein, with amino-acid sequence MSRIREVELLRRRARSFLARALESFDAGDYDTAVFLAEQAVQLHLKPVLLEKVGDYPKVYSIMTLASILARLPECRGLARFLEENRAKVGLLEDAYIASRYLVREYTREEAEILVNFAKEVLKHGELH
- a CDS encoding nucleotidyltransferase domain-containing protein gives rise to the protein MESYIDILVKRAEMVRNWREYAARVAEAARAVLPGARVYVFGSVVRGEHTGGSDVDILILSESLPRSGLERAKIKVEIEELAGLPPYHPFEIHLADKEEGRWYLSRIKELVEC